The genomic interval AGAACAGGCGCCCGCCGACCGTCGTGTAGTAGAGCGGTCGAATGCCAGTCCGATCCCGCGCCAGGAGGAGCCGGTGGGCCCGAGAGTCCCAGAGGGCGATGGCGAACTGCCCATTCAAACGCTCGACGAAGTCCAACCCGTGTTGTTCATAGGCATGGACGATGACCTCGGTGTCCGAGTGGGTGGTGAAGCGGTGCCCCGCCGCCTGCAGCTCGCGCCGCAACTCCAGGTAATTGAAGATCTCGCCATTGGCCACGACCTGGATGCTCCCGTCCTCGTTGTGGAGGGGCTGCTTGCCGCCTTCCAGGTCGATGATGGAGAGCCGGGCGTGGGCGAGGGCAATGGCGTCGTCGGCGTGGAAACCGGTGTCGTCGGGGCCACGATGCCGCAGGCAGTGGATCATGGCCGCAGCTTCGGAAAGCAGCGGCGGCGCCCCCGCGGCGGGATTGTGGATTCCTGCGATACCGCACATGACTCGACGAGTCTCCAGGCGCGAGAGGTACGACGAGTTGTGGAGGCTTGAATCATACCAGGCCGAGCGCCGGCGCGTCGCGCCACGGGCTATTGCAGCCGCCCTCGCGCGCGCCGGGCGCTGCCAAGTTCCTCGCCTGCGTGGAAACCACGTGGAAAGACCCCTACCGCGTGGACTCTGCCCCGACTTCCGTCCAGGTGGGTAATCTACGCGAAGGATCGTCCTCTGGAGACACGTCGGCGGCCGAACCCACGGGCTTCCAAGCGACGAGGAGGTAGCTGTTCTGAAAGGTTGGGCTGCCTTTCTCGCGGTCGTAGCGGCCTACGATGCGCTCGTCGAATGCATGGTGGTGCTCGATGAGCGCGAGATGTTTTCGCGCCGTTTTCTCGACGAGCCGCGGTGAGTACCGGATGTACTTCAACCGGGGGTACAACGTATCCATCCACCGGAGTGCGTGTGGGTAATGGACGAAGAGGAACCCGCCGGGCTCGAGCAGATTGCTCATTCGGGCAAAGAAGCGGCTCAGGTCCGAGCGGTTGATGAACTCCAACACGCTCACGAGGTAAATGAGTTTGAAGCGTCTCTGTATGTCCGTCTTCATGATATCCCCCACGATGAAGCTCGCGTGAGGGATGCCCGCCTTGCAGACCTTGATCATCTCAGGGCTGATGTCCAACCCGGTCAGAGCGTACTGAGCGTCGAAATCCTTGAGATACAGACCGGTGCCGCAGCCGATCTCCAACACGCCGTCCCCTGGAGAGAGACAGAGTCGAGCGATCCGCTGCAGATCTTCGAGTGCCTTGCGCAGACCCGCGTCGTCCGCCGGCGTGTGGGCGAAACCCACGTTTTCACGCAGCGTCTTGCCGGGATCGTAGCGGAACTGGATCCAGCGGTTGCCGATCCTCTTGGCCTGGCGCTCGAGCCGGGTGAGGATCAGCAGGTTGTTGAGGGCACTGCTGCCGAGGAGACGCGTCTCTCTGAGGTTGCCCAGGAGCCGCTGTTTCAGCTCGCTTACGCCCTGGTTGCGTCGGCCCTCGGTCGAAGGCGTCATGAATCCGGAGGGTGGAGATGTCATTCCGCCCGCAAGATCTTGCGCGTGAGGACCCGCACCGGGGTCTCGAGCCGGTAGAAGTAGACGCCCGGCGACACTTGCCGGCCGCTCTGGTCCTCGCCGCGCCAGGTCACCGCGTGGCTCCGGCCATCACCCGTGCCCGCATACAGCCGCTGCACCTCGCGACCCCGCACGTCGTACACCCTGAGTTCCGCCCGGCCCCCCGACTCCAGGCCGAAACGGATCGTCGTCTCCTCCCGGAACGGGCTCGGCTCGCCCCCCGAGAGCCACACTCCCGCGACCGGCAAGCCTCGCAGCTCCACCGGCCCGTACCACTGCACCGCACCCGACTCCGCCGTCTCCGCCAACCAGTAGTACGCCCCGGACTCCGGCGCCGTCGCGTCCACGTACGTGTACTCCCGCAAGCCGTGCAGCAATTCTCCCGTCAGACGCTGCCGCGGTCCCCCGGCATCACCTCGGTAGACGTGGAACCCCTGGTGATCCGCGCTCGCTTCCCGCACCACCCAGTGCAGCGCGGCGCCCCCCGTTCCCAACCGCTCCACCTCGAAGCTCTCCAGCTCCACCGCCACCGCGTGATCCAGGAACAGCATC from Candidatus Krumholzibacteriia bacterium carries:
- a CDS encoding class I SAM-dependent methyltransferase, translating into MTPSTEGRRNQGVSELKQRLLGNLRETRLLGSSALNNLLILTRLERQAKRIGNRWIQFRYDPGKTLRENVGFAHTPADDAGLRKALEDLQRIARLCLSPGDGVLEIGCGTGLYLKDFDAQYALTGLDISPEMIKVCKAGIPHASFIVGDIMKTDIQRRFKLIYLVSVLEFINRSDLSRFFARMSNLLEPGGFLFVHYPHALRWMDTLYPRLKYIRYSPRLVEKTARKHLALIEHHHAFDERIVGRYDREKGSPTFQNSYLLVAWKPVGSAADVSPEDDPSRRLPTWTEVGAESTR